Within Phragmitibacter flavus, the genomic segment CCCATCCGGAAAACGGAAACATCGCCATGGTCGCCGGCACCCCCACATTCACCCCCACCATGCCCGCCTTCACCCGATGTTTGAACTCCCGCGCCGCATGCCCTGATTGCGTAAAGATCGCCGCCCCGTTGCCATAAGCCGAACGATTCGCCAGCTCGATCGCATTGTCCAAACTGTCCACCCGCATCACGTTCAACACCGGCCCAAAAACCTCCTCATTCGCAATCGTCATCCCGGAGTCCACATAGTCCAAAATCGTCGCCCCCAAATAAAATCCGTTCGGTGCCCCATCCACCGCCAACCCACGACCATCACACAGCACCTTCGCGCCATCCTTTTCCCCCGAGGCAATCAACTCCTCCACCCGTGACTTGTGCTGCGCCGTAATCAACGGTCCCATGTCCGGCTGATGCGACGCCACATCCGTGCGCCCCACCTTCAAGCCCTTCGCCGCCGCCGTTAGCGACGTCAGCACGCGATGCCCCGCCTCCGCCACCGCAATCGCCGTCGACCCCGCCATGCACCGCTCGCCCGCACAACCAAACGCCGCCGCCATCAACGACTCCACCGTCTTCGGTTGATCCGCATCCGGCATCACCACCACATAATTTTTTGCCCCCCCATTCGCCTGCACCCGCTTGCCGTGCCGCATCCCCGTCTCATAAATGTGCCGCGCCACTGGCGTCGACCCCACAAAAGAAATCGCCCTCACATCGTTGTGCGTGATCAACGCATCCACCACCTCACGCCCCCCCTGCACCAGATTCAGCACCCCTTTCGGCAACCCCGCCTTCTCCA encodes:
- a CDS encoding CoA-acylating methylmalonate-semialdehyde dehydrogenase, whose translation is MDSCPVLIAGEWRTLNGDAATPVFNPSTGEVIAESPGGSAALVDEAVSVAAAAFPAWRDTPAVERARGMFRYRQLIEDNFERLCQSVTREHGKTLVEARGSVYRGLENVEYACGIPSLLMGDTLEDIARGVDCETMNQPLGVCVGITPFNFPAMVPLWMFPLALACGNTFVLKPSEKVPLTAVMLVELLEKAGLPKGVLNLVQGGREVVDALITHNDVRAISFVGSTPVARHIYETGMRHGKRVQANGGAKNYVVVMPDADQPKTVESLMAAAFGCAGERCMAGSTAIAVAEAGHRVLTSLTAAAKGLKVGRTDVASHQPDMGPLITAQHKSRVEELIASGEKDGAKVLCDGRGLAVDGAPNGFYLGATILDYVDSGMTIANEEVFGPVLNVMRVDSLDNAIELANRSAYGNGAAIFTQSGHAAREFKHRVKAGMVGVNVGVPATMAMFPFSGWGESFFGDLHIQGKEGVQFYTQQKVVSTRWFGGNAGDVWRK